DNA from Amorphoplanes friuliensis DSM 7358:
AAGGCACCCCCAACAACGGCAACGTCGTCTCCATGGACGCCGTCGTAGTAAACAGCCACGGCGAACCAGCCCCCCTCCCCTACCACCAAGCCGGCCTCTGGAGCCGCTCCTCCCTGCAGCCGCTGAGCGCAGCCGGACACGAGCCGACCCATGACGGACGCTCGGAAAGCGATTCGAGGCTCCCAACGAACGAACCTGACCTCGTTTCAGCGGATGGACTGGAGGTTGGGGCGGGAGAACAGGTCGATCCACCGACGACCGAAGAACGAGCGACAGATACCAATGGCGGGTCGCAGCAAGATCAAGCGGACCTCCCTCAAAGAATTCCCTCACGCGCCATCGAGCTGGTAGATCGACTTCGATCCGAGGATCTTCGAGCCGAAGAACAACAAGTTCTGGAATCACTGACCCGCGCGCAACAGCAGACGCTGATCAAGGCGGTCGCCGACGCCCGCTCCACAGCTGAACTCGAGCTGATCCGAATGCGCGACCTCGCTTCATCGCTCCCCACTTTCGAGGACGAGGAGCGCCCAGCATTGGTTGACGATCAGTATCGAGTCAAATCTGTTGAGTCGCTCGCACGGAAGTACCAAGACCGCGCGACGACAAAGAAGCTCTCGTTCGAGAGATTCCTCGACGAGTCCAACGACCGTGTGCGATTCTCCATCGTCGTTCCGGAGCGCGGCTACGTTGAAACCATTCAGGAGGCTCTACACAGCCTTCGCCGAGATGGCTATCAAATTCTCGACATCCTCAGCTTCTGGAACGACGGAAAAGGGCGCCATAACGGCCTGAACGTAACAATGAAAAATAGCTCGGGCTTCACGATGGAACTCCAGTTCCCAACAGCGAGGTCCCGAAAGCTTGGCAAGGACACCCATCATCTGTACGAGGTTGTCCGACTGCCCTCACGCAGCGCCAAGGAGCGCGTGGAGGCATTCTTCGCGATCTTGGCTCTCAGCAAATACGCCAGAATGAATCTTCACCAGCCACCTGGCGTCGATCAAATTGAGGGCCTCGTAACGATCAACACCTCGTTTGGCCGTTGGACAAGTCAGAATACGTCCCTTTGGCTACACTTCTCGGAAGTCCTGAATCAAGAGAACCGCAGTCTCGCCCAAGAGCTGAATTCGTGGACCTTGGATGTCTCAGATTTGACTGAGATGGAAAGGCTTAATGCTGGCGATGAGAGAGCCGACATTTCTCTATCGGGCGTTCCTGGAGGCGAAGGGGTCACCCGAAGTGACCAGCCTCATCGCGTACTCGATGCCCCACCAGGAGCCGCTGAGAGCGGTGGTCTGGCACGCGACCAGGGAGGAATGGATCTACGCTCCAGCGACAGCGGCGAGACTTCTGTTCAGCGACGAGTACGCGGACGAGTCGATGGAGGTCGATCGGATGACAGCCGAATCGATGGCCCGACAGTACCTCCAGTCGGAGCTCCCGAGTCCGGAGAAGCTCATGGAGATGAGCGACGAGGGCATCAGGATGGGCTGGGACTACGGCCCGCCACCGCGCGAGTAGACAGCGGTTCAACAATTCAACCCGATGCTGGCCCTTCGGGCGACCTGGTCGCACCAAATAAATCGGCAAATGATCTCCCTTCTCGAGCGATCGAGGAAGAAACACTCGGCGGGACGAGATCGGATATCGGAGATGGTCCTGGTGAGGATCGACTATCAGCTGGTCCTCAAGGCCGACCTGTCGGGCGAAATCACGAGCCTGATCGCCTACCAGGCCCTGCCGGACAAGCCGTTCCAAGCAGTGTTGTGGAGCGTCCGGCGGACAGCATGGATCTACGCTCCGGGTCTCGCGGTGCCGATGCTCTACGACGACAAGTACCAGGATCGAACCCGAGTGATCGACCGCGCGAAAGCCGAGAAGATCTCCCGCGAAAGCCTGAGCACGGAGCTGCCCTCGGAGGCGACCCTGCAGAGCATGTGCGAAGAGGGCGAGAGGATGGGCTGGAATTACGGCCCACCCCGCCCGTAACGCCGGCAGCAGAGACCGAGTCGCGCGGATCGATCGACCCCGTCGAACTTGCGGCGGCTCAGGAAGGCGTGCGTGTCAGTGTCGCGCCGCATTCAGCGGAGCTTGCGGATGTTGTGGTCCGGCTGTTGGAGGATCATCAAGCCAACGATCATCGGCTCAACCTCACCGAGGCGCTTGTAGATGCTGATCGTCGACCGCGGGCTTTGGAGTTGCTCGTCGAGGTCGCCAGGCGAGCGGTCATCACCGAGTTCGGGACATTGGAGCAGTTTCTCTCAGGCCATCCTGGGGTCGGAGATCTCTTCGAGCCGGTCGAGCACCAGGTCAACACGACGCCGGACGGGCTGTCGCGGAAGAAGGCGTTCGAAGCAGAGGCGCGGCGGCGTGATCCGGTGCGGGGTGTTGGGCCTGCTCCGACCCTGGCCGAGCTCACTCTGCTGGACGACTACGGGATTCGCCTTCGGAGGCGGGTGCTGCCTGCGGCGACGCTCGAGGTTGAGGAATTGGCCAGCCAGTTGGGTGGTGATGCACTGGTCTCGGGCCGCTCCAAGCGGAGCGGTGACCTTCTCGACAAGGTCAGGCGCATGACCTCTGAACGGCCGAACCGGCCGGCGCGGCTGGATTATCGAGTCGGTGACGTCATCGATGCGGTTGGTCTGCGGCTTACCGTGCCCGACATGGATACGCTCTCGGCGGCGCTGGAACTGGTGAAGACTCACTTCGGCGACCGGATTCTGGAGATCGAGAACATGTACGCCCAGCCGAAGGCTCAAGCCCCGTCCTACCGGGTGATCCCGGTGATCATCTCGATCGAAACTGACGGACTGCCCTGCACCTACGAGCTTCAGTTGACTACCCAGCGAGCTTCCGTGGCGGCCGACATCGAGCACAACACGATCTACAAGCCCTACGTCGCTGTGAACGGCCTGCAACGCGAGGCCGTGGAGGCCGCGATGGAAGAGGCCGCGGCGCTGGATCAGCTTGAGACAATCGAGCGGGATGGTCATGGGCGGTAAGGGTTCGAGGTCGAGCGTCTACGTCTACGAGTACGGCGAGGCGTACGACGACCTCCGCACGGCTTTTTTCATCGATGAGCGGGACTACAACGATCCCGAGCTTGCCGAATCTGCGTTGGAATCAGCGGAGGCTGCGATGACGCGGGCCGGCGTCATCTACGAAGTCGAAGTTACTTCCGGCATCCATGCCACCCGGCCCATCGGCGTCCCGACTTGGGAAGCTTTCAAGCAGCGCCACTTCGTCGATGGTGTGCCGTTGCCCGTGCGGCCCATGCAGCAGCAACTGACCATCCCTCCGTCCTGGCACGCGATGGTCGAGGCCGTCGACACCGCGTACCACATGTTCCGGGCCGAGCTGATGGAGCTGCTCGCGGAAGCGATGCCCAGCGGACAGATAGCGGTGACCTGGGATCGGGGTCCTCTCCGGCGGTCACCGGGTTCAGTCGACTGGAGCGAGGAGAAGTTCGGCTTCGAGATCAGACTCAAGGCAGGCCTCGTCGACACGTCGCCCGCCGAGGCTCTGAACAGCGTAGGTACCGCGCTGGCGAGACGCGGATGGGCATTGAAGGAGCCCGATCCCGAGCAGGCCGAATACCAGGCATCGCAGAATCTCTTCACCGTGTCGATCCGCGCTGATCAGACCACGCTGATGCTGTTCGGGGAGTCTCCGCTTTACTGGTCGCCCGCTGAAGCTGGGTCTTCTTATGTTGTTGAGGCGCGCTAGACGATTGCCATGTCTACGAAGCGGGACAGGTGGAGTTGGGCGGCGACCGTGACGGTGTCGGTGGGGCCGTTTCGGTGCTTGGCGACGATGAAGTCGGCTTCGCCGGCCCGGGGGCTTTCCTTGTCGTAGTAGTCGTCGCGGTGGAGCAGGATCACGACGTCGGCGTCCTGCTCGATAGAGCCGGACTCACGCAGGTCGGACAGCTGGGGGCGCTTGTCCGTCCGCTGCTCGGGGCCGCGGTTCAGCTGGCTCACCGCGATGACCGGGCATTCGACTTCCTTGGCCAGCAGTTTCAGGCCACGGGACAGCTCCGCGACTTCCTGCTGGCGGCTTTCCGTCTTTTTCGGGGAGGACATCAGCTGGAGGTAGTCGACCACGATGAGCTTCAGGTTGTGGCGCTGCTTCAGGCGGCGGGCCTTGGCGCGGATTTCCATCAGGTTCATGCTCGGGGTGTCGTCGACGAAGATCGGGGCTTCGCTGATCTCGCCCATGCGGCGGGCGAGTTTGGTCCAGTCGTCGTCGGAGAGCTGGCCTGAGCGCAGGATGTGGAGCGGGACCCTGGCCTCGGCGGACAGGAGGCGCATCACGATCTCGATCTTGCTCATTTCGAGGGAGAAGATGGCGCTGGCGCAGTTGGCGCGGATCGCCGCGTTGCGGGCGAAGTCCATCGACGCCGTCGACTTACCGAGACCGGGGCGGCCGGCCACGATGATCAGCTGGCCGGCGTGGAGGCCGTTGAGCAGGCGGTCGAGGTCGGAGAAACCGGTGGGGACGCCGGTCATCATGCCGTTGGTGGCGCCGACGGCTTCGATCTCGTCCAGCGTCGGCTGGAGCATGTCGGCCAGGATGGCGAAGTCTTCGCTGACCCGGCGTTCCGTCACGTCGTAGACGGCCTGCTGGGCCAGGTCGACGATGTCGTCGACGTCCATGCCGCCGTTGCCACCGGTGCCGTACCCGAGCTGTGTGATCTTGGTGCCTGCCTCGACGAGGCGGCGCAGGACCGCGCGCTCGGAGACGATGCGGGCGTAGTAGGAGGCGTTGGCCGCGGTCGGCACGCTCTCGATGAGGGTGTGGAGGTAGGGCACGCCGCCGATGCGCTGCAGGTCGCCCGAGTCGGAGAGCGCCGCCGCCACGGTGACGCCGTCGGCCGGCTCACCCCGGCCGTAGAGCTCCAGGATCGTGTCGAAGACCGTCGCGTGCATGGGGCGGTAGAAGTCGTGGGACTTGAGGATCTCGACGACGTCGGCGATGGCGTCCTTGGACAGCAGCATGCCGCCCAGAACGCTCTGCTCGGCCGCGATGTCCTGCGGCGGGGATTTGTCGAAGCCCCCGGTCTGCGGCGGCGGCCCGCCCCCTCCGGGCGGACGGCCACCAGGGCCCTTGCCCCCCGGTGGTGACTGCGGCCGGGACTCCGGTCGTGCGTCGTCGGTGATCGACATGCCGACCTACCCCTCCATCGTCGTTCCTGCACCGTGATCAAACAGCCCGGGTACGACACTTTCGGGTGAGCGCGACCCCGCACGGGTGACCGGGACCACAAATTCGCCGAAAAAGTCGGTACGAGCCCGGAAGACGACCTGATCCGGCGCGGGTAACCATACGAACCCGCACGTCATCGGCCCAAGCGGGCCGGTGGACGAGCCTCGGGACAACCTGTGGACAACTCGGCTCCTCCTGTGCGTGGCCCTGTGCACAGGCTGTGTAAAACCCCTGGGGATGGTTCGGGGGCGGGGTTGCTGACCAGCGGATTTGTCGTCCCCACCATGTGGAGAGATAAAAACCTGGCCTCCGTGACCAAGCAGTCGCTCCAGGGCGTTGCAGATCGGTCCTTTGCACGTCACGCTTTTGAACGTGGACCAACGGGAGTGGGACTACGGCGCCCGCCTGCCGCGCGAAAGGAGCGCGCCGGACTCCTGGACACCCACAAACCGCCCGGATGATCCCGATTCGTCCGAGAAAGTCCAGCCGACTTCGGGGACCTGGGGCACGGGTTCGCCCGCCGACACGGGCAGCATGCAGCCGATCCCTGAAGCCGTCGCCTGGTCGCTACGGGCCGATGCCTGGGCTCAGCAGAACCCCGAAACGCCCAGTGAGCAGTCCGGCACGCTGAGTCGCTGGTCCGATGTCGCAGCCACCGGTCGCCCCGCGCTGCCGGCAGAAGGCGTCGGCTGGCGCACCCAGACGTCCGAATGGCGCTCCACGACCGAGAGCGCGCGCTGGCGGCAGACCACCGAGTGGCGTTCGGCCTCGGGCACGCACGGCTGGCGCACGACCACGGAGGCCTGGCAGGCCGGTGACGCGGCCGCCACCCCGCCGCAGCCCGAGCTGCCGACCCAACTCCCGGCCATCTCCGGCACCGCCTGGCCGACCCCTCAGACCGACGACCAGACCTCCTCCGGTACGCCCACCTGGCAGCCCGCAGACGCAACACCGTCGTGGCAGCAGCCTCCCGCCGAGACATGGCAGAGCGGTCAGCCACGCGCGACCCCGCCGTGGGAGTCGTCACGCGGCGAGGAGCGCCCGGCGTGGCAGCAGTTCACCGACCCGGCGACCCCGTGGCAGGCCGCCGACGCCCCGCCGCCGCGGCCGCGGGAGCCCGAGAGCAGCCGCCCCGCCTGGGACACCCGTCCGAGCTGGCAACAGTTCGCCGAATCCCCGCGTACGGAATCAGCGACGCCCAGCGCGCCCACCTCGTACTCGGGAAGTTGGTCGACGCCGGTCGACGACGGCCGCCACCTGGTCCGTGAGGATGACCGGGCTGCTTGGCGCCAGTCGGCCGCAGGCCAGGCCGGTCTGAGCGACGGCTCGCCGCAGGTGGGTCGCCGGCGCGCGCCCGATGTGGGGTCACGCACGAGTGGCGGCACGGGCTGGACGGTCCGCTCCGACGCCGACAACTGGGCGGGGCACACCGACACCGGGAGCATGCCCGCGTTCCAGGACCCGGCGGCTGTCGAGCCGACCTGGCGCCGTGACACGCCGGAACCGCCCGCCGGTGACGGCTGGCGCTCGAGCACCACCACCAGCAGCTGGCAGAGCCCGCCGACGACCGACAGCTGGCGCAGCGGCGACGAAGCCCGGCGCGACCAGCCGCGGACGGACAGCTGGCGCACGTCGTCTCCGCCCGCCGACGGCTGGCGGAGCGGTGATGAGGCGCGCGGCGACAGCTGGCGTGACTCCGGTTCGTGGCGGCGTGACCCCGAGCCTGGGCCGCCCGTCGACCCGTGGGCGCAGACCGCGTCCGAGACGGGCGTCATTCCGCTGCCGTTGCAGCCGCGTGAGCGTGACGCCGGCAGCTGGCAGAGCCGCACCGACACGGGCAGCTGGCAGCGCGAGACCGGCACGCCCAGTGGTCCGCCGGCGGGCGAGACCGGCGGCCGGCGTAGCCGCAGCGACACCGGTTCCTGGCAGCGCGAGCCCGAGGTGGGCGGCGCCCGGCAGTCCCGGATCGACCCGCCCTCGTGGCAGACCGAGCAGGAGCCCGGCAGGCGCTCCGACACCGGTTCGTGGCAGCGTGAGCCCGACGGCGGCGCCCGACGCGACACCGGCTCCTGGCAGCGCGACGCCGAGCCCGGCCGGCGAACCGACACCGGCTCCTGGCAGCGGGAGCCTGAGAACGGCGGACTGCCGGACACCGGTTCGTGGCAACGCGGAGCCAACGGTGGGCGCCCGGCGATCGGCAGCCGCCCGGAGATCGGCGGTCCGCCCGACGCCGCGGCACGGCCGGAGTTCGGCAGTCGCACCGAGACCGGATCTTGGCAGCGCGAGCCCGACGGCGGCGCCCGACGCGACACCGGCTCCTGGCAGCGCGACGCCGAGCCCGGCCGGCGAACCGACACCGGCTCCTGGCAACGCGAGCCCGACAACGGCGCAGCGCCGGCGTCCTGGCAGCGCGACGCCGAGAACGGTGCAGGCGCGGCGCCCTGGCAGCGGGGATCCGAGAACGGCGCGAGCTCAGCCCCCTGGCAGCGCGACGCCGACGGCGGCGCGGCCTCCTGGCAGCGCGACGCTGAGAACGGCACGCGGTCCGGCCGGCGGTCCGACACCGGGTCCTGGCAGCGAGAGCCGGAGTTCCGGCAGCCCGAGACGTTCCGCGAACCTCAGCGTGGCGGCGAGATCGAGCGGTGGCAGGGCGCACCGCGCGACGATGAGCCCCGCCGCGGCCCGGAGGCCTTCCGAGGACCCGAGCCTCGGCGCGGCGAGACGGACATGCCGCCCCGGCGCGGTGAGACTGACATGCCGCCCCGGCGCGGTGAGACCGACATGCCGCCTCGGCGTGGCGAGACGGACATGCCGCCGCGGCGCAAGGAATCCGATCTGCCGCCACGACGCGGCAGCGAGGGTATGCCTCGCGGTCCCGAACCGCGCCGCGGCGTGGAAGGCGGCCAGCGCAGCGGTGGGATGCCGCGTGGTCCCGAAGTGCAGCGCGGCCGTCCGGATTCCGACCGCGGCCCGGAGACCGGCCGCGACTACGGCGCCCGGCGGGGGCAGCGCGACACCAGCTGGCAGCGGGAGCTCGAATCCGGTGCCTGGCACCGTGATCCCGAGTCCGACGTCTGGCTGCGCGACAGCGACACCGGCCAGTGGCATCGCGAAGAGCTCGAGGACGACGAAGACGAGGACGATGACCGAGGCCCTCGCAGGGGCCCTCGCGGAGGTGGTAGCGGGCGACGCGCTGCCATCGAGAGCAGCGAAGCTGTCGCACGTCGCAACGGCGACGAGAGCATGCGCCGGGGCATCGACCAGCCCGGTGACACCGGTGGTGGCGGCGGTCGCCGTCGTGCGCCGGAGCCGGGTCCGGCCCGTCTGCAGCTGACGGCGAGTGCCGAGCCTGCGCTCGACCCCGAGGTGTGGCGGCTCGACGGTGATGCCCCGACCCGGCCGATCTCCCCGCAGCCGGCCGCCCGTCAGCGCGAAGCCAACATGCCCATCTCGGCCCAGCCGTCGACATGGCAGCCCACGGCTGACGCGCCGGTGTCGGCCCAGCCGGCCGCGGACTGGCGGCGTGACACCGACCGACCCGTCTCGGCCCAGCCGGCCGCGGATTGGCGACGCGACGAGGTTCGGCCCGTTTCGGCGCAGCCCGGCGCCTGGCAACGCGACGACGACCGTCCCGTCTCGGCACAACCCGGCTTCCCTCAGCGCAACGACGACCGTCCCGGTTACGCCGAGCGCGGCGCGGGCCAAACGGGCTACGTCGAGCGCGACGAGGACCAGCGGCCGGTTTCCGCGCAGCCTCAGACGCCGACGCGACCGGTCTCCTCCCAGCCCGGCGCTTGGCGCGCCGAGGCCCAGGCCGCGGAACGCACCGACTCCTGGCGCAACCAGCTCCGTGCCGAGACCGGCGAGCCCCCACTGCCCGCCGAGGCGGCCACCACCGAGATTCGGCAGCGGATCGAGCCCGGCGCCTGGCGGGAAGCCGAGCGCGAAGAGGGCGCCGGCGGCTCGGCGACCTACCGCGAGGGCAACACCGGTGACTGGCGGCGTGAGCTTCAGACGGGCAGCGATCTTGCCGACGGTGAGTCGCGGCGGATCAGCACGTCGGACTTCGTCCCGTTCCGGCCGCCGTCCAAGAACGGTGCTGCCGCCTCCGTCAAGGTCCCGGCGGCCAACTCGGCGTCCGAGGGTGCCACCGAGGTCATTCAGCGCACCGGGGCGCGCTGGCAGGATCCGCCGGACACGACCTGGCCGCCGCGGGGTGCGGTGGCTTCCTCCGCCGGCACCTACGAGCGTCGGCCGGTCAGCACGCTGCCGTCGCCTTCGGCACGGCAGAACGATCTCCTTGAGCCCGATGAGGACATCGAGGAGGACACCGGCGGTCCGCTCGCGGCCGTGGGTTACACCGTTGTCTGGTACGGCGTACCGGTCGTCCTCTTTGTCCTCTACATGCTGGTGCTGAACGGTGCTCAGCAGGCGCACGCGCTGAGCACGCTCGCGGGAGCGGCACCGCAGTTCGGCCTGTCACTGGTGCTGAGCATGCTTGTAGCAGTGGGTCTGCGCCGGGCCAGCGGGGCCTGGAAGGCGGCCAGTGTCGGCCTGGCGGCGGCGGTCATGGGCGGCGGCCTCGCAACGGTGCTGACCTCGGCCATCACCGGCCAATCACTCAGCTGACAGGCAAAATCAAGCCACAGACCAGAAGAACGAAAAAGCGCGCCGAACCCCGCAGGGCCGGCGCGCTTCTCGTGAGCCGTGTTACTTGGCGGCGACGACGTTCACGGGGAACGACGCGGTCACCTCGGGGTGCAGCTTGACCTGGACCTTGTAAGCGCCCGTGGTCTTGATCGTGGTCGGCAGTTCGAGGCGACGACGGTCCAGGACCGGACCACCGGCGGTCTTCACCGCGTCGACGATCTCGGCCGGCGTGATCGACCCGAACAGGCGGCCACCGGTGCCGGAGCGCGCCGTCAGGGTGACCTTCAGACCCTCGAGCTGGCCCTTGACCTCGTTGGCCTGGCCCAGGTCGCGGATCTCGCGGGCGTCACGCGCCCGCTTGATGACCGTGACCTGCTTCTCGGCGCCCTTGGTCCACTGGATCGCGAAGCCCTGCGGAAGCAGGTAGTTGCGGCCGTAGCCGTTCTTGACCTCGACGATGTCGCCGGGGGTGCCGAGGCCCGACACCTCCTGCGTGAGGATGATCTTCATATCGGTGCCTCCCCTCAGCGCGCCGTGGCCGTGTACGGCAGGAGCGCCATCTCACGGGCGTTCTTGACCGCGCGGGCGATCTGCCGCTGCTGCTGCGAGGTCACACCGGTGACCCGCCGAGCGCGGATCTTGCCGCGGTCGGAGATGAACTTGCGCAGCAGCGCGGTGTCCTTGTAGTCGATGTAGGTGATCCCGTCCTTGTCGAGCGGGTTCACCTTCTTCTTCGGCTTGCGAAGTGCCGCAGCCTTAGCCATAGCTCTTAACTCCTGAAATCACGAAGCCCCGCGGGGGCTCAGAAAGGTGGCTCGTCGTCGAACGAGGAGTTGCTGCTGGCACCGCCGGAACGAGCACCGGAAGCCGGGGCCGCCGTCGCCCACGGGTCGTCGAAGTTGGAGTTGTTGCCGCCTCCACCCCCGCCGCCGTTGCTGGGCTGCCGGTTGCCACCACCGCCGCCGCCGGAGGCGCCGAAGCCGCCACCTCCGCCGCCGCCAGACCGGGACATCTTCTGCACCTTCGCCGTGGCGTAGCGCAGAGACGGGCCGATCTCGTCGACCTCGAGCTCATAGACGGTGCGCTTCTCGCCCTCACGCGTCTCGTAAGACCGCTGGCGCAGCCGGCCCTGCACGATCACCCGAGCGCCACGCTGCAGCGACTCGGCGACATGCTCGGCAGCGTCACGCCAGACGTTGCACGCAAGGAAGAGTGGCTCGCCGTCTTTCCATTCGCCCGACTGCTTGTCCATCGTCCGCGGCGTCGAAGCGATGCGGAACTTGGCGACTGCCGCCCCCGAAGGGGTGAAGCGCAGCTCAGGGTCGTCGGTCAAGTTGCCGACGACCGTGATGGTGGTTTCTCCTGCCATGATCTTCTCCTCGCCGCTTCATGCGTTTCTGCAAGGAGGCTCCCAGAGCCCCCTGACAAAAAACGACCGTCAGCGGGTCTCGGGCCGGATGACCTTGGTACGCAGGATGGACTCGTTGAGACGGAGCTGACGGTCCAGCTCGGCCACGGCCTCCGGCGTCGCCTGCAGGTCGACGACGGCGTAGATGCCTTCGGCCTTCTTGTTGATCTCGAACGAGAGCCGGCGACGGCCCCACACATCGAGCTTCTCGACCGAGCCACCCGCGGTGCGGATGACGTTCAGGTACGTGTCGAGCGACGGGGCTACGGTGCGTTCCTCGAGACTGGGGTCGAGGATCACCATGAGTTCGTAATGACGCAAGACGTTCTCACCTCCTGTGGGCTTGGCGGCCACGGGATTTCCGTGGCAGGAGGTCTTGTGTCGCTCGCAGCAGAAAACCGTGAGCTGAAGCCCACGGTCGACACACTGCGAACCGAGTCAGCATACCCGCGAGCGACCGTGTGCCCAAAAAGGGCCCCGTCCTGTGGACGAGGCCCTTCGAGGTGGAAGCCGCGGGGCGTCCGGTCCGCATTCGCTGGGTGGGACCTGGGGAGGAACGACCACACCGATGAGGTTGGAACGGCCGCCCCGCGGAGCATCTGCCGAGAAGTCTACGCGACAGATGCCCGAGATGCACGTTGCGACACAATTGCCCGAATTGCGGCTACTGCGACGCCCGCCACACTGACGCCGGCGATCAGAGCCAGCAGCCCGATCGGCTGCGACTCCGGCATCGGCCGCACTGCCGCCACCGGCTCCGCCGCCACGACGTCCGTGGGCGGCACGACCGGGACAACCGGCGCAGCCTGCGTCTCGGGCGGGGTCAGTTCCAGACTCGGTACGCCGGGAAGAATCGTCTTCTCGTCCCCCGGTGGCATGCCGGAGAACGCGGGTGCGACTGCTGCGCCCGTACCCCGAAGGGTGGTGGCCTTGGTCTTGACCCTCGGGGCCGCACCACCGTGCGGCATCGCCTGCGCGGCCGTGGTCGCGGCCTGGGCGGCGACGCTGTTGACCCGGGAGGTCTGCGGCCGAACCTCGGAAGGCCGGCCCGCGACCGAGGTCGACGGGCGCTGCGGCTGTGTCGCCGGCGAGACGGAGTCGGGCAGGGAGGAACCGCTGCCGTCCGAGGTCGCCGGGGTGTTCGAGGGTGCCGACGGCGTCTCGGCGGCAGCCGTGTCGGTCGGCGCCGGCATCGGATCGGGCTGAGCCGTCAGTGACGGCGTCGCCGTGACCAGCACCGGCGTGGCCTGGTCGGCGATCGTGCAGTTCGGGTCGAGGGTGACCGCGGTGGTGCCCCGGCGGAAGACGACCTCGGTCGCACCGTCGTCCGGGATGGAACCCTTCGAAGTGCCGTTGATCAGCAACTTTGCGCCGTGACCGGTCCGGTTCACGACGCGGACGGTGCCATCGGCGGGAACCGTCATCGATTCCACGGAGGGCGTGGACTTGCAGGAGAGGCCGAGCACCCCGCCGCCCGCGAAAACCACCTGCCGGGCGCCGCCCTCGAGCTGATCGGCGTTCGCCGTGCCGGTCGTCAGCAGCGCGGCACCGAGCAGAAACCCGCCCAGCGCCACCGCCGTCACACGGTGTCGGACTTGCCGAGACATGCACCATCTCCCTGCTCGACCGATTCGCACCGGTACGTAGGTATGTGTGATCCTCTCGATTAACGACCCGCCGACAAGCACGGTGACGCGGACCGTTGCGGCACGGCAACGGCGGGTGAGCGTCGTACCCACGTCGTAGGCTCGGACCCATGCGCATCGGAGCCCATGTCGACCCCGCCGAACCCCTCGACGCGGCAGCCGCACGCGGCGCCGACGCCGTCCAGTTCTTCCTCGCCGATCCCCAGGGCTGGAAGTCCCCGGCGGCCCGCCCGGACGCGGAGGCGCTCAAGACGTCCGACGTGGACGTTTACATCCACGCGCCCTACGTGATCAATGTGGCGACGCTGAACAACCGCATCCGCATCCCCAGCCGCAAACTGCTGCTCGCCCACGCCCGCGCAGCCGCCGCGGTCGGCGCCAAAGGCCTGATCGTGCACGGCGGCCACGTCAACGCCGGCGACGACATCGCCGTCGGATTCGACAATTGGCGCAAGACCTTCGCGTACGCGGAAAAAGAAGGCGGCCTGCCCCTCCCCATCCTGATCGAGAACACGGCCGGCGGTGACCACGCGATCGCCCGCCGCTTCGACAACCTGAAACGGCTGTGGGACGCCGTCGGTGAGTTCGGAGCAGGCTTCTGCCTGGACACCTGCCACGCGCACGCCGGCGGCGAAGAGCTCCTGGACATCGTCGACCGCGTCAAGTCCATCACCGGCCGCATCGACCTGATC
Protein-coding regions in this window:
- a CDS encoding toxin glutamine deamidase domain-containing protein, whose translation is MDDYLRNVRDLRIAYANARRQDAIEAFEGKAESARRRVRSSRRSARVARFLKFDAGLAAFFEANVDLATADAERAESHVAALRDPNWTPPPGSLTEIAPHEWHRTNTDRGHLAPGAISVGNRSMLTGSDHPPSIDGTRQYGSWGGLRAPLAQHQLELENAMPRDANGDPARLADPRSPYFQLLNDGGSTADPTRGINCQDCVLSFFDTYMHGRPRVSAPRTFDAYGVANPQNPLYGEDLGSERVEHATGGRFQSLCPMVDGEDPAAAKQKVDQALTDVSAQLLAGGHGSFAFLVNAWESGAAHAWAAVNQNGQILFVDPQSGVVTESMPPYKHEGRSNGANMVALDALVVDGHGNPMPFLNRPDGLWHPQQTTLAPPPPRPTPIYYSSAYQSTDSAAPTDQPVLAEHPDPDPLPEPAPRPDPTPPTPEPVQPAPPPQPIPSPRRPVDRIAEAFEPKPAPDRIADALASSPDSSSPPKRPEQPSQSALERRSYSEYLERARTTHEQNRRDEYADYLIQTADTYRAKAVELNRQADAALAIGATVEGDHLRAEARLTSTDATDLETKADRVRAGELAPERVDVEPADWIRINNDVGTLASGAVETGDQSALTGNDIPPPIDQSRPYGKRGGLRAPLAVHQLDLEKAMPREADGKVQRLADPRSGEWFGLANDGGPTADPTRGINCVDGVLSLFDTYIHGRPRVSAPRTFDSYAQGNPTRPMGAEDQGLARIETTVQGEFQGLCPYVGGLDPQQAKQAVDTAMTNLQNHLYNAGHGAFAFIVTDSEQGTAHAWAAVNQNGTILFLDPQTGRLSESTPLYSHQGTPNNGNVVSMDAVVVNSHGEPAPLPYHQAGLWSRSSLQPLSAAGHEPTHDGRSESDSRLPTNEPDLVSADGLEVGAGEQVDPPTTEERATDTNGGSQQDQADLPQRIPSRAIELVDRLRSEDLRAEEQQVLESLTRAQQQTLIKAVADARSTAELELIRMRDLASSLPTFEDEERPALVDDQYRVKSVESLARKYQDRATTKKLSFERFLDESNDRVRFSIVVPERGYVETIQEALHSLRRDGYQILDILSFWNDGKGRHNGLNVTMKNSSGFTMELQFPTARSRKLGKDTHHLYEVVRLPSRSAKERVEAFFAILALSKYARMNLHQPPGVDQIEGLVTINTSFGRWTSQNTSLWLHFSEVLNQENRSLAQELNSWTLDVSDLTEMERLNAGDERADISLSGVPGGEGVTRSDQPHRVLDAPPGAAESGGLARDQGGMDLRSSDSGETSVQRRVRGRVDGGRSDDSRIDGPTVPPVGAPESGEAHGDERRGHQDGLGLRPATARVDSGSTIQPDAGPSGDLVAPNKSANDLPSRAIEEETLGGTRSDIGDGPGEDRLSAGPQGRPVGRNHEPDRLPGPAGQAVPSSVVERPADSMDLRSGSRGADALRRQVPGSNPSDRPRESREDLPRKPEHGAALGGDPAEHVRRGREDGLELRPTPPVTPAAETESRGSIDPVELAAAQEGVRVSVAPHSAELADVVVRLLEDHQANDHRLNLTEALVDADRRPRALELLVEVARRAVITEFGTLEQFLSGHPGVGDLFEPVEHQVNTTPDGLSRKKAFEAEARRRDPVRGVGPAPTLAELTLLDDYGIRLRRRVLPAATLEVEELASQLGGDALVSGRSKRSGDLLDKVRRMTSERPNRPARLDYRVGDVIDAVGLRLTVPDMDTLSAALELVKTHFGDRILEIENMYAQPKAQAPSYRVIPVIISIETDGLPCTYELQLTTQRASVAADIEHNTIYKPYVAVNGLQREAVEAAMEEAAALDQLETIERDGHGR
- the dnaB gene encoding replicative DNA helicase, with product MSITDDARPESRPQSPPGGKGPGGRPPGGGGPPPQTGGFDKSPPQDIAAEQSVLGGMLLSKDAIADVVEILKSHDFYRPMHATVFDTILELYGRGEPADGVTVAAALSDSGDLQRIGGVPYLHTLIESVPTAANASYYARIVSERAVLRRLVEAGTKITQLGYGTGGNGGMDVDDIVDLAQQAVYDVTERRVSEDFAILADMLQPTLDEIEAVGATNGMMTGVPTGFSDLDRLLNGLHAGQLIIVAGRPGLGKSTASMDFARNAAIRANCASAIFSLEMSKIEIVMRLLSAEARVPLHILRSGQLSDDDWTKLARRMGEISEAPIFVDDTPSMNLMEIRAKARRLKQRHNLKLIVVDYLQLMSSPKKTESRQQEVAELSRGLKLLAKEVECPVIAVSQLNRGPEQRTDKRPQLSDLRESGSIEQDADVVILLHRDDYYDKESPRAGEADFIVAKHRNGPTDTVTVAAQLHLSRFVDMAIV